A stretch of the Aegilops tauschii subsp. strangulata cultivar AL8/78 chromosome 4, Aet v6.0, whole genome shotgun sequence genome encodes the following:
- the LOC109759543 gene encoding uncharacterized protein isoform X2 produces the protein MGFLRKFSKQTRKLKSLLELTVSRVAIARKPRLARKSIASGDVCQLLSLGQTDRALQRVEQVIKEDNMLEALGIIELYCKCLVKKADQLDKPKECSEEVKEAAAGLIFAAKRCSDLPELQSARKILADKFGDDFTADAKLVWKLSGDTTSISLKKKVTKEIAAENNISLDLSKSP, from the exons ATGGGATTCCTCAGGAAGTTCTCCAAGCAGACCCGCAAGCTCAAGTCCCTTCTCGAGCTCACCGTCTCACGTGTAGCCATCGCCCGCAAGCCGCGCCTTGCTCGCAAGTCCATTGCCTCCGGCGACGTCTGCCAGCTCCTCTCCCTCGGCCAAACCGACCGCGCTCTCCAGCGT GTAGAGCAGGTCATAAAGGAGGACAACATGTTGGAGGCGCTCGGCATCATAGAGCTCTACTGCAAGTGCCTTGTCAAGAAAGCCGATCAGCTAGACAAGCCCAA GGAATGCAGCGAGGAGGTAAAGGAAGCGGCTGCCGGCCTCATATTTGCTGCCAAGCGGTGCAGTGACCTGCCGGAGCTGCAGTCTGCCCGCAAGATCCTCGCCGACAAGTTCGGCGACGATTTCACTGCCGACGCCAAG CTGGTGTGGAAGTTGTCCGGAGACACGACAAGCATTAGCCTGAAGAAGAAGGTGACCAAAGAGATCGCCGCTGAGAACAATATCTCGCTGGATTTGTCCAAGTCCCCATAA
- the LOC109759543 gene encoding uncharacterized protein isoform X1, whose product MGFLRKFSKQTRKLKSLLELTVSRVAIARKPRLARKSIASGDVCQLLSLGQTDRALQRVEQVIKEDNMLEALGIIELYCKCLVKKADQLDKPKECSEEVKEAAAGLIFAAKRCSDLPELQSARKILADKFGDDFTADAKVGTAVVDPMLVWKLSGDTTSISLKKKVTKEIAAENNISLDLSKSP is encoded by the exons ATGGGATTCCTCAGGAAGTTCTCCAAGCAGACCCGCAAGCTCAAGTCCCTTCTCGAGCTCACCGTCTCACGTGTAGCCATCGCCCGCAAGCCGCGCCTTGCTCGCAAGTCCATTGCCTCCGGCGACGTCTGCCAGCTCCTCTCCCTCGGCCAAACCGACCGCGCTCTCCAGCGT GTAGAGCAGGTCATAAAGGAGGACAACATGTTGGAGGCGCTCGGCATCATAGAGCTCTACTGCAAGTGCCTTGTCAAGAAAGCCGATCAGCTAGACAAGCCCAA GGAATGCAGCGAGGAGGTAAAGGAAGCGGCTGCCGGCCTCATATTTGCTGCCAAGCGGTGCAGTGACCTGCCGGAGCTGCAGTCTGCCCGCAAGATCCTCGCCGACAAGTTCGGCGACGATTTCACTGCCGACGCCAAGGTGGGCACCGCGGTCGTCGACCCGATG CTGGTGTGGAAGTTGTCCGGAGACACGACAAGCATTAGCCTGAAGAAGAAGGTGACCAAAGAGATCGCCGCTGAGAACAATATCTCGCTGGATTTGTCCAAGTCCCCATAA